Part of the Tetragenococcus koreensis genome, CGACAACTAAGTTTTCAACTTCTAAGTCATAGTTGTTTTCTGCATTACTTACAGCTGACATCAATACTTTTTCAATGACTCCAGCTGATTTATTTGGCGTAAATTTTAAGACAGCAATTGCTTCACTGACGCTTTTCCCTCTAATCAAATCAATAGCTAAACGTGATTTGCGAGGAGAAACACGAACTGTTTTAGCAGTAGCTTTTGCTGATGTTATTTGTTCTGCCATTTCTCTTTCCTCCCCTCAGATTAGCGAGCTGACGTTCTTCGATCATTTTTAGCATGTCCGCGAAAGCTTCTTGTTGGTGCAAACTCACCTAATTTGTGCCCTACCATGTCTTCTTGAATATAAACAGGTACATGTTTACGGCCATCATACACGGCGATGGTATATCCGATAAAACTTGGGAAGATCGTTGAACGACGAGACCAAGTTTTAATTACTTTTTTCTTTTCAACACCTTGTTGTGCTTCGACTTTTTTCATCAAATGGTCATCACAAAAAGGTCCTTTTTTAACACTACGACTCATGGTGAACCTCCTTTTTAAAATGCATTACGCACGGTCAATGAATTATTTCTTTTTACGACGACGAACAATATGCTTGTCAGAAGGATTTTTCTTCTTACGTGTTTTCAATCCAACAGCTTTTTGTCCCCATGGAGAAAGTGGTGCTACCCGACCTACAGGTGCTCTTCCTTCCCCACCACCGTGTGGGT contains:
- the rpsS gene encoding 30S ribosomal protein S19; protein product: MSRSVKKGPFCDDHLMKKVEAQQGVEKKKVIKTWSRRSTIFPSFIGYTIAVYDGRKHVPVYIQEDMVGHKLGEFAPTRSFRGHAKNDRRTSAR
- the rplV gene encoding 50S ribosomal protein L22, yielding MAEQITSAKATAKTVRVSPRKSRLAIDLIRGKSVSEAIAVLKFTPNKSAGVIEKVLMSAVSNAENNYDLEVENLVVAEAFINEGPTMKRFRPRAKGSASPINKRTSHITVVVSEK